A stretch of Deltaproteobacteria bacterium DNA encodes these proteins:
- a CDS encoding TMEM165/GDT1 family protein: protein MDLKVLLMVFGAIFVAELGDKTQLATLLFATDREVSKLVVFIGASLALIMTSAIGVLAGSLLSNYINEKYLAYAAGIGFIVIGIWTIARA, encoded by the coding sequence ATGGACTTAAAGGTACTCTTGATGGTGTTTGGAGCGATTTTTGTTGCCGAGCTTGGTGACAAAACGCAGCTTGCGACACTTCTCTTCGCCACCGACCGTGAGGTCAGCAAGCTCGTCGTTTTCATCGGTGCCTCCCTGGCGCTGATCATGACGTCGGCGATCGGTGTCCTGGCGGGAAGTCTTCTTTCCAACTATATAAACGAAAAGTACCTTGCCTATGCGGCGGGTATCGGATTTATCGTCATCGGTATCTGGACCATTGCCAGGGCATAG
- a CDS encoding AMP-binding protein translates to MSDIYAEKPWLKHYDKHVPPTLTYEEKTFAEQFKDVVSKYPDKTALIYMGKHITYRELDLLSNQLAQYLIKIGLKPDDVVGLHMPNIPAHYIGIVGVQKAGCVSTGLSPLLTPYEMEHQLNDSGAKVIMTIDLLYEKIAEVAGKTKFSTVIVAEVADFLPGVKRVLGKLLKKIPTAEVTPLAGKTVIRFMDAIRGMPTEPVNIKRTFDDTIFMMYTGGTTGPAKGAVLTHRGYMSNRLQVLKWLDMVPEEVALSAFPLFHIAGLALGGFSMTYGATQICVPNPRDSEFIIKAIKANKPTIIVNVPTVFFELMKRPAFKELDLSGVKWCLSAAAPFPPDYIGELESVIGKNRFIELYGMTETSPVSCCNPRYGTKKPASIGMPMPDTEFKLIDPETGQPAKLGEPGEIAVRGPQLMTGYHGKPEETANAVRDGWMFTGDVAKMDEDGYFYIVDRVKDMVIVSGFKVFTRELDDVLSKHPDVDMAASVGIPDPARPGSERVGVAIVLKPGVARDEAEKAKLLTFMRENMAPYKVPKVIEFMNELPTSGVGKVLKRELKKVMAKGIEK, encoded by the coding sequence ATGAGCGATATCTATGCGGAAAAACCATGGTTGAAACATTACGACAAACATGTCCCTCCCACACTGACCTATGAGGAAAAGACGTTCGCGGAACAATTCAAGGACGTCGTCTCAAAATATCCTGACAAGACGGCCTTGATCTACATGGGCAAACATATCACATACCGGGAGCTCGACCTGCTGTCGAATCAGCTCGCCCAATACCTGATCAAGATCGGTCTCAAACCCGATGACGTCGTCGGGCTCCACATGCCGAATATACCGGCCCACTACATCGGTATTGTCGGGGTACAGAAGGCGGGATGCGTCTCGACCGGCCTGAGCCCGCTTCTTACACCATATGAGATGGAACACCAGTTGAACGACTCCGGCGCGAAAGTGATCATGACCATCGATCTCCTGTATGAAAAGATCGCCGAAGTTGCCGGGAAAACGAAATTCTCGACGGTCATCGTCGCGGAGGTCGCCGATTTTCTTCCCGGAGTGAAACGTGTCCTCGGCAAGCTCCTGAAAAAGATCCCGACTGCGGAAGTAACCCCTCTCGCGGGAAAGACCGTTATCCGCTTCATGGACGCCATTCGGGGAATGCCGACGGAACCCGTCAATATCAAGCGAACCTTTGATGACACCATATTCATGATGTATACCGGTGGAACGACAGGTCCCGCAAAGGGCGCCGTTCTTACCCATCGCGGTTACATGTCCAATCGCCTCCAGGTTTTGAAGTGGCTCGACATGGTACCGGAAGAGGTCGCCCTGTCCGCATTTCCGCTCTTTCACATCGCCGGGCTCGCCCTGGGTGGATTTTCCATGACCTACGGAGCCACCCAGATCTGTGTTCCCAATCCCCGGGATTCTGAATTCATTATCAAGGCCATAAAGGCGAACAAACCGACCATCATCGTGAACGTGCCGACCGTGTTCTTTGAACTGATGAAACGACCGGCATTCAAGGAACTGGACCTCAGCGGTGTCAAATGGTGCCTGAGCGCGGCGGCACCCTTCCCGCCCGACTATATCGGTGAGCTCGAAAGCGTCATCGGCAAGAACCGTTTCATTGAACTCTACGGCATGACCGAAACATCACCGGTAAGTTGCTGCAATCCCCGTTACGGGACAAAAAAACCGGCATCCATCGGCATGCCCATGCCCGACACGGAATTCAAGCTCATCGATCCCGAAACGGGGCAGCCGGCGAAACTCGGGGAACCCGGCGAGATCGCCGTCCGTGGTCCACAGCTCATGACGGGTTATCACGGAAAACCGGAGGAAACCGCCAACGCCGTCAGGGACGGCTGGATGTTCACGGGAGACGTGGCCAAGATGGACGAGGACGGATACTTTTACATCGTCGACCGGGTGAAAGATATGGTCATTGTCTCCGGGTTCAAGGTATTCACCCGCGAGCTCGATGACGTTCTTTCAAAACACCCTGACGTCGACATGGCCGCCTCGGTCGGTATACCCGATCCCGCAAGACCGGGTTCTGAGCGGGTGGGAGTGGCCATCGTTCTCAAGCCCGGTGTGGCGCGCGATGAAGCGGAAAAGGCAAAACTCCTGACATTCATGCGTGAAAACATGGCCCCCTACAAGGTACCGAAGGTCATCGAGTTCATGAACGAGCTTCCCACCAGCGGTGTCGGCAAGGTGCTCAAGCGCGAGCTGAAAAAGGTCATGGCAAAGGGTATTGAAAAATAG
- a CDS encoding M48 family metalloprotease yields the protein MDSHRYGSIARPLFICISVFLFLAWTAGTAAGLSVDDERRIGKEFYEKLERKGMLVTDSRVQKYITDLGERILSQGGASPFDFTFTVIDNPGINAFATPGGYVYVYSGLITLAEHENELAGVLAHEIAHVRARHIAQIIEKSGKVNIAALAAILAGAFLGGGGEGTAAVASLSLATAATLNLKYSREHEEEADLMGLSYLVSAGYDGKGMLDFLKIMRQHEYISNSVPSYFLTHPGTGDRIRYIDGLLQTRYRQGGSERIFNEFDRVQTILELEKDNPESQLKYFQNRLDTDPDDVEGLYGSAVILDRLGRSAESGKYFKRALERSPDDPDIIRDRGISYFNKGDIQEARTFLEHAHQLNATDPKTLFYLGRTCEVFEEYPEALDLYRQYRDRMPADTDIYYNLAMVYGKMNDQPESHYNFGIYFKKQDKVKSAVFHFEEALKHAPPESDLARDIKKGLDALRSPDRSPHTDPAQKPESFRPNLFPGN from the coding sequence ATGGATTCCCATCGTTACGGATCGATCGCAAGACCCCTTTTTATTTGTATCAGTGTGTTCCTGTTCCTTGCCTGGACGGCGGGGACCGCCGCCGGCCTGTCCGTCGACGACGAGAGACGGATCGGCAAGGAGTTCTATGAAAAGCTCGAACGGAAGGGAATGCTCGTCACCGACAGCCGTGTTCAGAAATACATAACGGACCTGGGTGAACGCATTCTCTCCCAGGGGGGTGCCTCCCCCTTTGATTTCACCTTTACCGTTATTGATAATCCGGGAATCAACGCCTTCGCCACACCGGGCGGCTATGTCTATGTTTACAGCGGCCTCATAACGCTGGCGGAGCACGAGAACGAGCTTGCCGGTGTTCTCGCGCACGAGATAGCCCACGTCAGGGCGCGTCATATCGCGCAGATCATAGAAAAATCGGGGAAGGTCAATATCGCGGCGCTGGCCGCGATCCTGGCCGGCGCCTTTCTGGGCGGCGGCGGCGAGGGAACGGCGGCGGTCGCCAGCCTCTCACTCGCCACGGCGGCGACCCTGAATCTCAAGTACAGCCGGGAGCATGAAGAGGAAGCGGACCTGATGGGCCTGTCCTATCTGGTCAGCGCCGGCTATGACGGAAAGGGAATGCTCGATTTTCTGAAGATCATGAGACAGCACGAATACATCTCGAACTCGGTTCCATCCTATTTTCTCACGCACCCCGGTACGGGTGACCGGATCAGATATATCGACGGGTTGCTCCAGACCCGTTACCGGCAGGGAGGAAGCGAGCGCATATTCAATGAGTTCGACCGGGTCCAGACGATCCTTGAGCTGGAAAAGGACAACCCGGAATCACAACTGAAGTATTTCCAGAACCGGCTGGACACCGATCCCGATGACGTTGAGGGGCTCTATGGATCGGCCGTGATACTGGACAGGCTCGGAAGATCGGCAGAATCCGGGAAGTATTTCAAGCGGGCACTTGAACGGTCACCGGATGACCCCGATATCATCAGGGACCGCGGGATCAGTTATTTCAACAAGGGAGACATCCAGGAAGCACGCACCTTCCTGGAACACGCCCATCAGCTCAACGCGACGGACCCGAAAACCCTCTTCTATCTTGGAAGGACCTGCGAGGTTTTCGAAGAATACCCGGAAGCCCTCGATCTGTATCGGCAATATCGTGACAGGATGCCCGCCGACACCGACATCTACTACAATCTCGCCATGGTCTACGGAAAGATGAACGATCAGCCCGAGTCCCACTACAATTTCGGCATCTATTTCAAAAAGCAGGACAAGGTCAAGAGCGCCGTCTTTCATTTCGAGGAAGCCTTGAAACATGCCCCTCCGGAAAGTGATCTGGCCCGCGATATCAAAAAGGGGCTCGACGCCCTCCGCTCCCCGGACAGGTCGCCTCATACCGATCCCGCACAGAAACCGGAGTCGTTCCGGCCGAACCTGTTTCCCGGCAATTGA
- a CDS encoding DUF2889 domain-containing protein — translation MKKKELIHRRTITIETYEIAENTLIVEGELKDDRFFESYLYTAHKYREPGVVHDMVVRWTVSLPGPRIDDVTVDMKTLPNEYCTDAKGALQKLRGLTIKPGFTQRSTELIGGIAGCIHLTNLVQTMASAAVQGQWAYFLRKRDSATPGMPDFDSSLLVNSCWLWREDGPLIQQIREMEKGNGKTEEHR, via the coding sequence TTGAAAAAAAAGGAGCTCATTCACAGAAGAACCATCACCATAGAAACCTATGAGATCGCTGAAAACACACTTATCGTCGAGGGAGAGCTGAAAGACGACCGTTTCTTTGAGTCCTATCTGTATACCGCTCACAAATACCGAGAACCCGGCGTTGTCCATGACATGGTCGTCAGGTGGACCGTGTCACTGCCCGGCCCCCGTATCGATGACGTTACCGTGGACATGAAGACGCTTCCGAACGAGTACTGCACGGACGCGAAGGGGGCCTTGCAGAAGCTCCGGGGTTTGACCATCAAGCCCGGATTTACGCAGAGGTCCACGGAGCTCATCGGCGGCATCGCGGGATGCATTCATCTGACCAATCTTGTACAGACAATGGCCTCAGCCGCCGTTCAGGGCCAGTGGGCCTATTTCCTGAGAAAACGTGATTCGGCGACGCCGGGAATGCCTGATTTCGATTCATCACTGCTTGTGAACAGCTGTTGGCTCTGGCGCGAGGACGGGCCCCTCATCCAGCAGATCCGCGAAATGGAAAAAGGCAATGGAAAAACGGAGGAGCATCGCTGA
- a CDS encoding ABC transporter ATP-binding protein → MNPVLEISQLQTFFETRYGTVRAVDGVTLSLDGAETLGIVGESGCGKTVLALSIMRLVPSPPGRIVSGSVLLNGTDLLRLSEDKMRAIRGGEISMIFQEPMNSLNPVIRIGDQMTEAIRLHQGLSRRDALERAREMLELVGMPSAGDRLRSYPHQMSGGMRQRVMIAMALSCNPRLMLADEPTTALDVTIQAQILELINRIKSERGASVILITHDLGVIAEAAQFAAVMYTGKVVEYCAVDQLFNAPLHPYTEGLIASTPDPGKKSRREARLHTIPGTVPSLYHLPRGCSFQDRCPSVMDICRQEEPDLTEEGAHHRVRCWKYR, encoded by the coding sequence ATGAATCCCGTTCTTGAGATATCACAGCTGCAGACGTTCTTCGAAACACGCTACGGGACGGTCAGGGCGGTCGACGGCGTCACCCTGTCGCTCGACGGCGCAGAAACGCTCGGGATCGTCGGCGAATCAGGATGCGGGAAGACGGTCCTGGCCCTGTCCATCATGCGCCTGGTACCGTCACCGCCGGGAAGGATCGTCTCCGGCTCCGTTCTTCTGAACGGAACGGACCTTCTGCGTCTCAGCGAAGACAAAATGAGAGCGATCCGGGGCGGAGAGATCTCGATGATCTTTCAGGAACCCATGAACTCACTGAACCCCGTCATCAGGATCGGCGACCAGATGACCGAGGCCATCCGGCTCCATCAGGGACTTTCCCGCAGGGACGCCCTCGAACGGGCCCGGGAAATGCTGGAACTCGTGGGCATGCCCTCGGCCGGGGATCGCCTGAGGAGCTATCCTCACCAGATGAGCGGCGGAATGCGGCAGCGGGTGATGATCGCCATGGCCCTCTCCTGCAATCCCCGGCTCATGCTTGCCGATGAGCCCACAACGGCCCTGGACGTGACCATTCAGGCGCAGATCCTGGAACTCATCAACCGGATCAAAAGCGAACGGGGAGCGTCGGTCATCCTCATAACCCATGACCTGGGAGTTATCGCCGAGGCGGCGCAGTTCGCGGCGGTCATGTACACGGGGAAGGTCGTGGAATACTGTGCCGTTGACCAGCTCTTCAACGCACCCCTGCATCCCTACACAGAAGGCCTTATCGCATCCACACCGGATCCCGGAAAGAAATCCCGCCGGGAAGCGCGACTCCACACCATACCGGGTACGGTCCCCAGCCTGTATCATCTTCCCCGGGGATGCAGTTTCCAGGACCGCTGTCCCTCGGTGATGGACATATGCAGGCAAGAAGAACCGGACCTCACGGAAGAAGGAGCACATCACCGGGTCCGGTGCTGGAAATACCGGTAA
- a CDS encoding dipeptide ABC transporter ATP-binding protein, with the protein MSLRLYQYREIIVEPLLDIRDVKKYFPVTGGFLSGESRSVKALNGVNLQIFRGETLGLVGESGCGKTTLGRILARLEEPTGGSARFRGEDILRFGKARLKEYRKAVQIIFQDPFSSLNPRMCAADIVGEPLFIHDLARGKEREARVARLLEVVGLSREQMGRYPHEFSGGQRQRIGIARALALDPDIIIADEPVSALDVSIQAQILNLLKDLQDSFELTYLFISHDLGVVGHMSDRIAVMYLGMIVELGAAEQVYASPRHPYTETLLSAVPVPDPARKKKPVCLTGDIPSPIDLPKGCLFHPRCPYRMDICRQVEPVLTDRGGGHHSACHLQAPPERSK; encoded by the coding sequence ATGTCGCTCCGGTTATATCAGTACCGGGAGATTATTGTGGAACCGCTGCTGGACATCAGAGATGTGAAGAAATACTTCCCCGTCACGGGCGGATTTCTCTCGGGTGAGAGCCGGAGCGTCAAGGCGCTCAACGGCGTAAACCTTCAGATCTTCCGCGGTGAGACCCTCGGCCTGGTCGGCGAATCGGGGTGCGGGAAAACGACCCTGGGCAGGATCCTCGCCCGGCTCGAAGAACCGACCGGCGGGTCCGCCCGATTCAGGGGAGAAGACATCCTCCGTTTCGGGAAGGCCCGGTTAAAAGAATACCGCAAAGCGGTCCAGATCATATTCCAGGACCCCTTTTCCTCGCTCAATCCCCGCATGTGCGCCGCCGACATCGTGGGAGAACCGCTCTTCATACATGACCTCGCCCGGGGGAAAGAACGGGAAGCGCGCGTGGCCCGCCTCCTGGAAGTGGTGGGACTCTCGCGGGAACAGATGGGACGTTACCCCCATGAGTTCAGCGGCGGACAGCGCCAGCGGATCGGGATCGCCCGGGCCCTTGCACTGGATCCCGATATCATCATCGCCGACGAGCCCGTTTCCGCCCTCGATGTGTCGATACAGGCACAGATCCTCAATCTGCTGAAAGACCTCCAGGACAGCTTTGAGCTCACCTATCTTTTCATCAGTCACGACCTGGGTGTCGTCGGTCACATGAGCGACCGGATCGCCGTCATGTACCTCGGCATGATCGTTGAACTCGGCGCGGCCGAGCAGGTGTATGCGTCACCCCGCCATCCATACACGGAAACCCTCCTTTCAGCGGTGCCGGTGCCCGACCCGGCGCGCAAAAAGAAACCGGTTTGCCTCACGGGAGATATTCCCAGTCCCATCGATCTGCCGAAGGGATGTCTGTTTCACCCGCGATGTCCCTATAGAATGGATATCTGCCGGCAGGTCGAACCGGTCCTCACGGACAGAGGCGGCGGACATCATTCGGCATGTCATCTTCAGGCACCCCCGGAACGGTCAAAATAA
- a CDS encoding nitronate monooxygenase: MKTAITEMFGITYPIICGAMMWLCKPPFCAAISNAGAMGNLTAANYETEEDFRAAIRETRSLTDNPFMVGVTILPSVRITGEHYKMYVRVCAEEKVAGIEFSGAPADKACGPEYVEMLKKAGVRMFHKVGSVRHAVHAMKAGYDGVYAAGIEEGGHPLNDDVTSMVLTPRIKEETNLPVVTVGGIANGKNLAAALMLGADGVMMGSRFMATKECNVHDNIKQELIRRQEFETTLICKTIHLQARALRNINVENILEVEAQGGGLEAILPLITGDRIVKAWESGDVDYAPMMVGQSIGLIHDIPSVGELVKRITEEAEEQIAAVQAKIKG, encoded by the coding sequence ATGAAGACCGCCATCACTGAAATGTTCGGCATCACGTACCCGATCATCTGCGGCGCCATGATGTGGCTCTGCAAACCACCATTTTGCGCAGCAATTTCGAACGCGGGGGCCATGGGCAACCTGACGGCCGCGAACTATGAGACTGAAGAAGATTTCAGGGCCGCCATCAGGGAGACGAGGAGCCTCACGGACAACCCCTTCATGGTCGGGGTGACCATCCTTCCCTCAGTGCGCATCACCGGTGAACATTACAAGATGTACGTCCGCGTCTGTGCTGAAGAGAAGGTGGCGGGGATCGAGTTTTCGGGCGCCCCCGCGGACAAGGCCTGCGGTCCCGAATATGTGGAAATGCTCAAAAAGGCGGGTGTCCGGATGTTCCATAAGGTCGGTTCCGTTCGACATGCCGTCCACGCCATGAAGGCAGGGTATGACGGCGTCTACGCCGCCGGCATCGAAGAAGGCGGGCATCCGCTGAATGACGACGTCACCTCCATGGTGCTCACGCCGAGGATCAAGGAGGAAACGAACCTACCCGTTGTCACCGTGGGCGGTATAGCCAACGGGAAAAACCTGGCGGCGGCGTTGATGCTCGGTGCCGACGGGGTCATGATGGGAAGCCGGTTCATGGCGACGAAGGAATGCAACGTCCATGACAACATCAAGCAGGAACTCATCAGGAGGCAGGAGTTCGAAACCACTCTCATCTGCAAGACCATCCACCTGCAGGCACGGGCGCTCCGGAACATTAACGTGGAAAACATCCTCGAAGTGGAGGCCCAGGGCGGCGGCCTCGAGGCCATCCTTCCTCTGATAACGGGGGATCGCATTGTAAAGGCCTGGGAATCGGGTGATGTCGATTACGCCCCCATGATGGTGGGACAGTCCATCGGCCTGATCCACGATATTCCCAGTGTGGGAGAGTTGGTAAAACGAATCACCGAAGAAGCGGAAGAACAGATCGCCGCGGTACAGGCAAAGATCAAAGGATAA
- the folK gene encoding 2-amino-4-hydroxy-6-hydroxymethyldihydropteridine diphosphokinase yields the protein MGETNSTKTKQVSLKTVDQGIVCYIGVGSNLGEPDVNCLEATARMEASKGIDVLRRSSLYRTEPVGDTGGDWFVNAVVEVRAVAQPKELLEILQGIEHAMGRVRDRRWGPRVIDLDILFYGQNILTEEALTIPHPELHRRAFVLVPLIEIAPYVIHPVFGVSVKGLLSRLSSTEAVEVLSL from the coding sequence ATGGGGGAAACAAACTCGACGAAGACAAAACAGGTTTCTTTGAAAACGGTGGACCAGGGAATAGTCTGTTATATCGGAGTCGGTTCGAATCTCGGCGAACCGGACGTCAACTGTCTCGAGGCGACGGCTCGCATGGAGGCATCGAAAGGGATCGATGTTCTGAGAAGATCGTCCCTGTACCGGACCGAACCGGTCGGTGATACCGGCGGGGACTGGTTCGTAAATGCCGTTGTCGAGGTCAGGGCGGTCGCTCAGCCGAAGGAGCTTCTGGAAATTCTTCAAGGGATCGAACATGCCATGGGCAGGGTTCGTGACCGGCGGTGGGGACCCCGTGTCATCGATCTTGATATTCTTTTTTACGGTCAGAATATCCTTACCGAGGAGGCATTGACCATACCCCATCCCGAATTGCACCGAAGGGCCTTTGTGCTCGTACCGCTGATCGAGATAGCGCCCTATGTGATACATCCCGTTTTCGGGGTATCCGTCAAAGGGCTGCTCTCGAGGCTTTCCTCGACGGAAGCGGTTGAAGTTCTTTCGCTGTAA
- a CDS encoding leucyl aminopeptidase yields the protein MNIVIKKTPLSQIDCPVVLAFLFEDAAGPEGAAAVIDSECRGMVKRVLDRGDFKGTLNETLLLFTETMIPAPRVLLVGMGKKEDFTRDRLRAVFAGAARAVRGFRIREFAASLDLGTSALSPAELAESAIEGTLLGLYRYTAHKTQNDKERTDIERLVIVDDKSRSLKDIRDSIGRAEIISRAVLLVRDLVSAPGNELTPQALAAAAEGVARHRAIKLTVLDEKRMKRLGMHALLGVAGGSTNAPRLIVMEYRGGKQKDRPIVLVGKGITFDSGGIDIKPPADMDEMKDDMAGGAAVIGIIQAAADLKLPANIVGIVPAAENLPDGRAYRPGDILRSLSGKTIEIKNTDAEGRLILADALTYSLRYDPVAVIDMATLTGACVVALGRDVTGMLGNDESLKQLIRGAADRTGEAVWELPLREEYRELIKSDVADLKNSGGREAGAISAALFLSSFVEDRPWVHLDIAGPAFLKKDRTYTPKGASGVGVRLITQFLIDHTRKSNESRS from the coding sequence ATGAACATTGTAATAAAAAAAACACCGCTCAGCCAGATCGATTGCCCCGTGGTCCTGGCATTCCTTTTTGAAGATGCTGCCGGCCCGGAGGGTGCCGCGGCGGTGATCGACAGCGAGTGCCGGGGCATGGTGAAGCGGGTCCTGGACAGGGGCGATTTCAAGGGCACGCTGAACGAGACCCTGCTGCTCTTCACGGAAACCATGATCCCCGCGCCACGGGTCCTTCTCGTCGGCATGGGCAAAAAAGAAGACTTTACCCGCGACCGTCTTCGCGCCGTCTTCGCCGGGGCGGCACGGGCCGTTCGGGGGTTCCGGATCCGGGAGTTCGCCGCGTCCCTTGATCTCGGCACATCGGCCCTTTCACCGGCGGAGCTCGCGGAATCAGCCATCGAGGGAACGCTTCTGGGCCTCTACCGGTACACCGCTCACAAGACGCAGAACGACAAGGAACGGACCGACATCGAGCGCCTCGTCATCGTTGATGACAAAAGCCGATCGCTCAAGGATATCCGGGATTCCATCGGAAGGGCCGAGATCATATCCCGGGCCGTTCTGCTGGTACGCGATCTCGTTTCAGCCCCCGGGAACGAACTGACACCGCAGGCACTTGCGGCGGCGGCGGAAGGGGTGGCGCGGCACAGGGCGATCAAGCTTACCGTGCTGGATGAGAAACGGATGAAACGGCTCGGCATGCACGCCCTTCTCGGCGTCGCCGGGGGAAGCACCAACGCGCCGCGACTGATCGTCATGGAATACCGCGGCGGAAAGCAGAAGGACCGGCCGATCGTTCTCGTCGGCAAGGGAATAACCTTCGACAGCGGCGGTATCGACATAAAACCGCCGGCCGACATGGATGAGATGAAGGATGACATGGCGGGAGGCGCCGCCGTGATCGGCATCATCCAGGCGGCGGCGGACCTGAAACTCCCCGCCAATATCGTCGGCATCGTCCCCGCCGCGGAAAACCTGCCCGACGGCAGGGCTTACAGGCCGGGTGATATCCTGAGGTCCCTTTCGGGGAAAACGATTGAAATAAAGAACACCGACGCCGAGGGACGGCTGATCCTCGCCGACGCCCTCACCTACTCGCTCCGTTACGATCCCGTGGCTGTCATAGATATGGCCACCCTTACGGGAGCCTGCGTCGTTGCCCTGGGACGGGACGTGACGGGCATGCTCGGAAACGATGAATCCCTGAAACAGCTGATCAGGGGGGCCGCCGACAGAACAGGAGAGGCGGTCTGGGAGCTCCCCCTGCGGGAAGAGTACCGGGAACTCATAAAAAGCGACGTGGCCGACCTGAAAAATTCGGGCGGGAGAGAGGCGGGGGCCATATCGGCCGCTCTCTTCCTGAGTTCCTTCGTCGAAGACCGGCCATGGGTCCACCTGGATATCGCCGGACCGGCTTTTCTGAAAAAGGACAGGACCTATACTCCCAAGGGTGCATCCGGCGTGGGGGTGCGCCTGATCACACAATTTCTGATCGATCACACCCGGAAGAGCAATGAATCCCGTTCTTGA
- the fsa gene encoding fructose-6-phosphate aldolase, with amino-acid sequence MKFFLDTGNIDEIREGIELGMVDGVTTNPTLVAKENKDFDTVVEEILKIVKGPVSLEVVSEDAAGMVEEGRKLAGRAENVAVKVPLTTEGLKATKVLSETGIAVNQTLVFSPLQALLAAKAGASYVSPFIGRLDDISQRGMELVEQIITIFDNYGYDSEVIVASVRNPVHVLDAALIGADIVTMPFKVMTQLARHPLTDIGIERFLADWRKVPKK; translated from the coding sequence ATGAAGTTTTTTCTTGATACGGGGAATATCGATGAGATCAGGGAAGGGATTGAGCTTGGAATGGTCGACGGCGTGACGACGAACCCTACCCTGGTAGCGAAGGAGAACAAGGATTTCGATACGGTCGTCGAGGAGATCCTGAAAATAGTGAAAGGCCCCGTGAGCCTGGAAGTTGTGAGCGAAGATGCGGCGGGAATGGTGGAGGAGGGCAGGAAACTTGCCGGCCGTGCCGAAAACGTGGCGGTGAAGGTCCCGCTGACGACGGAGGGGCTGAAGGCGACCAAGGTCCTCTCCGAAACGGGCATCGCCGTCAATCAGACCCTGGTCTTTTCACCCCTGCAGGCCCTGCTCGCGGCAAAGGCGGGGGCGTCATATGTGAGTCCCTTCATCGGGAGACTTGATGACATATCCCAGCGGGGAATGGAACTGGTGGAGCAGATCATCACCATTTTCGACAACTACGGATACGATAGCGAAGTGATCGTGGCGAGCGTCAGGAATCCCGTTCATGTCCTGGATGCGGCCCTGATCGGAGCCGATATCGTCACCATGCCCTTCAAGGTAATGACGCAACTTGCCAGACATCCCTTGACGGATATAGGGATCGAGCGGTTTCTCGCTGACTGGCGGAAGGTGCCGAAAAAATAG
- a CDS encoding YHS domain-containing protein translates to MIFRLLLAIIIVYLIYRLARSLVPAGGTRGRRERKIAPAGPGEELVQDPYCGTYVPISDAYRVSDGGKTLFFCSEECWRKYHDAQKGGQEG, encoded by the coding sequence ATGATCTTTCGTTTACTGCTTGCAATCATTATTGTTTATCTGATATACCGTCTCGCAAGGTCACTGGTGCCGGCCGGGGGTACGCGGGGTCGGCGTGAGAGAAAGATCGCGCCCGCCGGGCCGGGTGAGGAACTTGTTCAGGACCCGTACTGCGGCACCTATGTGCCGATCAGTGATGCCTATCGGGTCAGTGACGGGGGGAAAACCCTTTTTTTCTGCAGCGAGGAATGCTGGCGGAAATACCATGATGCACAAAAGGGCGGACAGGAAGGATAG
- the pgsA gene encoding CDP-diacylglycerol--glycerol-3-phosphate 3-phosphatidyltransferase — translation MDFVKNYFDKLPISRRNREIVNLPNCISLLRIGVIPILFLLLLSPGRILSLIIAFFFIVAALTDLVDGYIARKYDMVTTLGKFLDPVADKLIVSAAMILMIPIGRIPVWMVVVIVMRDLMVDGLRSVASAEGIVIPAGALGKQKTICIDIAISALLIHYPLFGLNAHGVGIALMYVGVVLAVWSAVNYFREFHRETFTNRQ, via the coding sequence ATGGATTTTGTTAAGAATTACTTTGATAAACTTCCCATATCGCGGCGCAACAGGGAGATCGTGAATCTGCCGAACTGCATCTCACTGCTGCGGATCGGCGTCATTCCGATCCTCTTCCTCCTGCTTCTGTCGCCGGGAAGGATACTCAGCCTCATCATTGCCTTCTTTTTTATCGTGGCCGCCCTGACGGATCTGGTGGACGGCTATATCGCGCGGAAATATGACATGGTCACCACCCTGGGCAAATTCCTCGATCCCGTGGCGGACAAGCTGATAGTCAGCGCCGCCATGATCCTGATGATCCCCATCGGCCGGATCCCCGTATGGATGGTAGTCGTTATCGTTATGCGGGACCTGATGGTCGACGGGCTCAGAAGCGTCGCGTCGGCCGAGGGTATCGTGATCCCCGCCGGAGCCCTTGGCAAACAGAAAACGATCTGTATCGACATCGCGATATCGGCCCTTTTGATCCATTATCCCCTCTTCGGTCTCAACGCGCATGGCGTGGGGATCGCCCTCATGTATGTCGGCGTGGTCCTGGCCGTCTGGTCCGCCGTGAATTACTTCAGGGAGTTTCACCGGGAGACCTTTACGAATCGACAATAG